One Mugil cephalus isolate CIBA_MC_2020 chromosome 12, CIBA_Mcephalus_1.1, whole genome shotgun sequence DNA segment encodes these proteins:
- the gtf2e1 gene encoding general transcription factor IIE subunit 1, protein MIEPELLTEVPAALKRLAKQVVRGFYGIEHALALDVLIRNPCVREEDMLELLKFDRKQLRSVLNTLKADKFVKCRMRVETAPDGKTTRHNYYFINYRVLVNVVKYKLDHMRRRIETDERDNTNRASFRCPCCFSTFTDLEANQLFDPMTGTFRCTFCQTEVEEDESVCPDARTLVARFNEQIEPIYVLLRETEDVNLSHDLLEPEPTEIPALKQSRERAAASGANNAGPHREAWSTKGSSYADLYTQNVVISMEEQDSQQKQASDGKAPKERPVWLTQSTVQGAYSEPDMLKNHGDIAPGAQDGMAGHGVGQADENEEVIRTLLIHEKRGAAGAGAASGASAAARSLTAANGSDSDSDTSESDDNSPAGPPPAAAAHRRANEDDEEEDDDEFEEVGDEPMVTVGGRPFSYREVSQRPELVEQMSAQEKEAYIEMGRNLFQDMYF, encoded by the exons ATGATTGAACCAGAGCTACTGACCGAGGTCCCCGCTGCACTGAAGCGTTTGGCCAAGCAGGTTGTGAGGGGTTTCTATGGTATCGAACATGCCCTGGCCCTGGACGTGCTGATCCGTAACCCCTGTGTGCGTGAGGAAGACatgctggagctgctgaagttTGACCGCAAGCAGCTTCGCTCGGTGCTCAACACCCTGAAAGCAGACAAGTTCGTCAAGTGCCGCATGAGAGTGGAGACGGCTCCTGATGGAAAGACAACACGGCACAACTATTACTTCATCAACTACAg ggTACTGGTCAACGTGGTCAAGTATAAACTGGATCACATGCGAAGGCGCATTGAGACCGATGAGCGAGACAACACTAACCGGGCCTCCTTCCGCTGCccctgctgcttctccaccttCACTGACCTAGAGGCCAACCAGCTTTTTGACCCAATGACAG GAACCTTCCGCTGTACCTTCTGCCAAACGGAGGTAGAGGAGGACGAGTCCGTCTGTCCCGACGCCAGGACCCTGGTGGCTCGATTTAATGAGCAGATCGAGCCCATCTACGTGCTGCTACGTGAGACCGAAGACGTCAACTTGTCCCACGACCTGCTGGAGCCGGAACCTACGGAGATCCCCGCCCTCAAACAGAG CCGCGAACGTGCTGCAGCGTCCGGAGCAAACAACGCAGGCCCTCACCGCGAAGCCTGGTCCACCAAAGGGTCATCCTATGCTGACCTGTACACCCAGAATGTGGTCATCAGCATGGAGGAGCAGGACAGCCAGCAGAAGCAGGCCAGCGACGGCAAGGCACCCAAGGAGAGGCCCGTCTGGTTGACCCAGAGCACCGTGCAGGGTGCATACAGCGAGCCTGACATGCTCAAGAACC ATGGCGACATTGCACCCGGAGCCCAGGATGGAATGGCGGGACACGGAGTCGGTCAGGCAGATGAGAACGAGGAAGTGATACGCACTCTGCTCATCCACGAGAAGAGAGGCGCCGCAGGAGCAGGTGCTGCCAGTGGAGCTAGCGCCGCTGCCAGGAGCCTGACCGCGGCCAACGGCAGCGACTCGGACAGCGACACCAGTGAATCGGATGACAACTCCCCCGCGGGTCCTCCCCCTGCGGCGGCCGCTCATCGCCGGGCCAACGAGGACGACGAGGAAGAGGACGATGACGAGTTCGAGGAGGTGGGGGACGAGCCGATGGTGACGGTGGGAGGGCGACCGTTCTCGTACAGAGAGGTGAGCCAGAGGCCAGAGCTGGTGGAGCAGATGTCTGCGCAGGAGAAAGAGGCCTACATCGAAATGGGACGAAACCTCTTCCAAGACATGTACTTCTAA